In Pirellulales bacterium, the following are encoded in one genomic region:
- a CDS encoding YbaB/EbfC family nucleoid-associated protein: MLKQAQEMGQQMQRLAEEMKAKRVTGAAGGGMVEVDVNGLGEALAVRVDPELIAMGDRELLEDLLPAAINAACAKAKELHAAEMQKLAGGLNLPGLTEALGNLGGGT; the protein is encoded by the coding sequence ATGCTCAAGCAGGCTCAAGAAATGGGCCAGCAGATGCAGCGGCTGGCCGAAGAGATGAAAGCGAAGCGCGTCACCGGCGCCGCGGGGGGCGGCATGGTCGAGGTCGACGTCAACGGACTCGGCGAAGCGCTCGCCGTGCGCGTCGATCCCGAGTTGATCGCCATGGGCGATCGCGAGCTGCTTGAAGACCTGCTTCCCGCCGCGATCAACGCGGCCTGCGCCAAGGCGAAGGAACTGCACGCCGCGGAGATGCAGAAGCTCGCCGGCGGGCTCAATCTGCCGGGGCTCACCGAGGCCCTGGGCAATCTGGGGGGCGGGACCTAG